The DNA sequence AGTGTACATCGCCGCAGCTCCTCCCCAACCAGAAGGATACCTTTTTTCTATTAACTCAATCGCTGACTGATAAATCCTCTCTTCAATACTCAATTTTATCCCCCTATATCATCATTAAAAATAATACTACTTTTCTGAGAACCACTGTTCCATTAAGCTGAAAAACCCTTACTAATTATTTCAAAATTATCTATATTCCACAAGATTTTTTATTCCATAACATCCATTCATAAAGAAAGGGGCTTTTCTATTACAGAGCTTTTTGCCTCTGATTCAGTTCTTTTAAGTTATTATCTCGATTTCAAGTCTTCCACAATCTAGCCCTAAAATGGGTAATGGCACATATCAATGTTTCAGATATGCGCCATATCGTATTATGATTACTTCATTCATTTTCAGTATATCTTTTTTTATCTTATTATTTAGGTAACTGACATACCCCTTTACTAGATTCTTGCGCCATATTGTGGAATAACATTTTCTTGTTCTCCAATAGTAAGATGAGCTTATTTCTTAACTAATGGACTAAATAATCATTGAGTTTCATAATCAATTAAGTGAAATCATTTCTGTAGCAAGGAAATTTCTACAGGTTTATAAATGTTTAATTAGATGTGAACACTATCGCTACTGGCTGTATTCCAACACTAATAGTTGAAATTTTTGTTTGCGTTTTTACATCAATTATTGATACCGTATCTGGATTGCCTATATTGGAAACATATATACTTTTTCCATCAGAAGTACTCCTAATTGTTCTTGGCTGGTCTCCAGCCTCAACCCTTGCGATTAGAGCGTTAGTTTTTGTATCGATTACAGACACTGAATCTAAAGTTATATTAGGTATGTAAACATATTTACCATCAGGTGTAATAGTTATACTTTGATGCGATCCTGGTACAGGTATTGTGGAAAAAAGTGAATGTGATTTGGTATCAACAACAAACAAATTACTATTACTTGCAGCATAGATGAAATGACTGTCAGGGGAATTTATTAGTATACGAATAGCTGGTAGAAAAATCGTTGCAACTACAGAGTGGTTTTTTGTATCAATGACAATTAACATACCTTGTTCACCAACCACATATACATATTTTCCATCTTGTGTAGCGACTATTATTTTGAGTGGTATTGTGGAAAAAGATAGGTTTACACTAATCGTAGCAACCACAGAATGGTTTTTTGTATCAATGACAGTTAAATTGTCTGAATTTGTATTGGCAACATAAACATGCTTACCATTAGGTGGAAGAACTAGGTCAACCGCAGCAATCCCTACAGGAATTGTAGCAATAACAGAATGGGTTTTAATATCTATTACTGATACAGTGCCTTCCGTATTTTGCATAAAGTTGAGAACATAGGCAGTCTGATTATCTGGAGTAAATACGATAGCAGTTGGCGTTATTCCTAATATAGTTGCTATTACTTGTAAAGTTCCTATATCAATAACAGAAACACCACCACCACCTAAAACATATGCTATTTTATTATCTGAAGTAATACCAATAGCTCTTGGAGCATTTATAACACTAATTGTGGAAATTACTGAATGGTTTTTTGTATCAATCGTAGTTACATTATTACTCAAAAAATTTGCAACAAAAGCAACAGACATCTTATTCAACTCCTCAAATGTCTTATTATCTTCTGGATTTTCCATTTATAATTATGGTTCTTATTACAACCTACGATACTTCCTCATATATAATTTCTTTCCTTATATCTTTATTCAAGCTTTTTAAATGATAAAACCAAAAAAAGGGAGATTTCCCTCCCTCATAATGAAAAAAAATTTCTATTATGTTTCATAACTTTAATTTAGTGTATACATACTTACCAGTAGTGGATATTATATCAATTTTGTTTATGCTTGATCTCTTACTTTAGTTTAAATTAAATCAAAAAAAATGTAGAGAAAAACCTTTTTTCTTTACATTCTTACTGTCATCAATACAATAACCAATTTTGTTTGCTTACTATTTTTAAGCCTTCTCATTTGTATTTTTTAAATACTAATACTGCATTGTGACCACCAAAACCTAATGAGTTACTTAACGCTACAGACACTTCTTGCTT is a window from the Bacillus sp. SM2101 genome containing:
- a CDS encoding cytochrome D1 domain-containing protein codes for the protein MENPEDNKTFEELNKMSVAFVANFLSNNVTTIDTKNHSVISTISVINAPRAIGITSDNKIAYVLGGGGVSVIDIGTLQVIATILGITPTAIVFTPDNQTAYVLNFMQNTEGTVSVIDIKTHSVIATIPVGIAAVDLVLPPNGKHVYVANTNSDNLTVIDTKNHSVVATISVNLSFSTIPLKIIVATQDGKYVYVVGEQGMLIVIDTKNHSVVATIFLPAIRILINSPDSHFIYAASNSNLFVVDTKSHSLFSTIPVPGSHQSITITPDGKYVYIPNITLDSVSVIDTKTNALIARVEAGDQPRTIRSTSDGKSIYVSNIGNPDTVSIIDVKTQTKISTISVGIQPVAIVFTSN